The following are encoded in a window of Kitasatospora fiedleri genomic DNA:
- a CDS encoding TerD family protein → MSVNLAKGQSVSLLKSTGETLSVVRMGLGWKSAPGKRGFFSRRPKEIDLDASALLYDGKAMSDVVFFSHLVSNEGSVRHTGDNLVGGVGAGGDDESILVDLTKVPHRVTQIVFTVSSYSGQNFMEVQNAHCRLVDETTGKELARYELTGGGPHTGQIMAKVERDGESGWKMTAIGAPASGRTFRDMLPFIEPFL, encoded by the coding sequence GTGTCCGTGAACCTGGCCAAGGGCCAGAGCGTGAGCCTGTTGAAGTCCACCGGCGAGACCCTGTCCGTGGTCCGGATGGGCCTCGGGTGGAAGTCCGCCCCCGGCAAGCGCGGCTTCTTCAGCCGCCGCCCCAAGGAGATCGACCTCGACGCGTCCGCCCTGCTGTACGACGGCAAGGCGATGAGCGACGTGGTGTTCTTCTCCCACCTGGTCAGCAACGAGGGCTCGGTCCGGCACACCGGCGACAACCTGGTCGGCGGGGTCGGGGCGGGCGGCGACGACGAGAGCATCCTGGTCGACCTGACCAAGGTGCCCCACCGGGTCACCCAGATCGTCTTCACCGTCAGCTCGTACAGCGGCCAGAACTTCATGGAGGTGCAGAACGCGCACTGCCGGCTGGTCGACGAGACCACCGGCAAGGAGCTGGCCCGCTACGAGCTGACCGGCGGCGGCCCGCACACCGGGCAGATCATGGCCAAGGTCGAGCGGGACGGCGAGAGCGGCTGGAAGATGACCGCCATCGGCGCCCCGGCCAGCGGCCGCACCTTCCGGGACATGCTGCCCTTCATCGAGCCGTTCCTCTGA
- the murC gene encoding UDP-N-acetylmuramate--L-alanine ligase translates to MSGLAKILAVRGATVSGSDAKESETVRALRELGATVFVGHAAEHLPAGTSSVVVSSAIRADNPELVAARERGVPVVHRSDALAALMGGRRALAVAGTHGKTTTTSMLAVSLGELGLEPSYAIGGDLDAPGSNAHHGAGEIFVAEADESDRSFHKYAPEVAIVLNVELDHHANYASIEEIYESFETFVGRLQPGGTLVVSADHAGARELTRRVAGRDGLNVVTVGAAEDADLRVRKVEARGMTSEVTVELDGEPLTFTVSVPGRHYAHNAVAALAAGIALGVPADGLAKALGAYTGVRRRLQLKGEARGVQVIDSYAHHPTEMAADLEAIREAAGAGRVLVVFQPHLFSRTQQLAEEMGGALALADASVVLDIYPAREDPIPGVTAELIIDAARRAGADVRAEHDFAAAPALLAALAAPGDLVLTMGAGDVTNLGPEILAALADVAPAV, encoded by the coding sequence ATGTCCGGCCTGGCGAAGATCCTCGCGGTGCGCGGCGCGACCGTCTCGGGTTCCGACGCGAAGGAGTCGGAGACCGTGCGGGCGCTGCGCGAGCTGGGCGCGACGGTGTTCGTCGGGCACGCGGCGGAGCACCTCCCGGCCGGAACCAGCAGCGTGGTGGTCTCCAGCGCGATCCGCGCCGACAACCCGGAGCTGGTGGCCGCGCGGGAGCGCGGCGTCCCGGTGGTGCACCGCTCGGACGCGCTGGCGGCGCTGATGGGCGGCCGCCGGGCGCTCGCGGTGGCGGGCACCCACGGCAAGACCACCACCACCTCGATGCTGGCGGTCAGCCTGGGCGAGCTGGGCCTGGAGCCCTCGTACGCGATCGGGGGCGACCTGGACGCGCCGGGGTCGAACGCGCACCACGGGGCGGGCGAGATCTTCGTCGCGGAGGCGGACGAGAGCGACCGCAGCTTCCACAAGTACGCGCCCGAGGTGGCGATCGTGCTGAACGTGGAGCTGGACCACCACGCCAACTACGCGTCGATCGAGGAGATCTACGAGTCCTTCGAGACCTTCGTCGGCCGGCTCCAGCCCGGCGGCACCCTGGTGGTCTCCGCCGACCACGCGGGCGCCCGCGAGCTGACCCGCCGGGTGGCCGGGCGGGACGGGCTGAACGTGGTGACGGTCGGCGCCGCCGAGGACGCCGACCTGCGGGTGCGGAAGGTCGAGGCGCGCGGCATGACCAGCGAGGTGACGGTCGAGCTGGACGGCGAGCCGCTGACCTTCACCGTCTCGGTGCCCGGCCGGCACTACGCGCACAACGCGGTGGCGGCGCTGGCCGCGGGCATCGCGCTGGGCGTCCCGGCCGACGGGCTGGCGAAGGCGCTGGGCGCGTACACCGGGGTGCGGCGGCGGCTCCAGCTCAAGGGCGAGGCGCGCGGCGTGCAGGTGATCGACTCCTACGCGCACCACCCCACCGAGATGGCCGCCGACCTGGAGGCGATCCGGGAGGCGGCGGGCGCGGGCCGGGTGCTGGTGGTCTTCCAGCCGCACCTGTTCTCCCGCACCCAGCAGCTCGCCGAGGAGATGGGCGGGGCGCTGGCGCTGGCCGACGCCTCGGTGGTGCTGGACATCTACCCGGCCCGCGAGGACCCGATCCCCGGCGTCACCGCCGAGCTGATCATCGACGCGGCCCGCCGGGCCGGCGCCGACGTCCGGGCCGAGCACGACTTCGCCGCCGCCCCCGCGCTGCTGGCCGCGCTGGCCGCCCCCGGCGACCTGGTGCTGACCATGGGCGCGGGCGACGTCACCAACCTGGGCCCGGAAATTCTGGCCGCCCTGGCCGACGTTGCACCTGCTGTCTGA
- the zapE gene encoding cell division protein ZapE, whose product MVPPPRFAGVSFGSYLPDSSQPSQYEAVQILESFAAGLNSAAEPPKRGWFRRSAPAPTGPAGIYLDGGYGVGKTHLLASLWHAVPGPKAFGTFVELTNLVGALTFQGAVRTLSSHRLLCIDEFELDDPGDTVLVSTLLGRLVENGVKLCATSNTLPEKLGEGRFAAADFMREIQGLSAHFRPVRIDGQDYRHRGLPDAPPPYTDAEVTARAARTPGASLDDFDALLEHLKEVHPSRYGALLDEVGAVFLRGVRQVDDQATALRLVVLADRMYDRELPVTASGVPFDRVFTEEMLRGGYRKKYLRAVSRLVALARDSAK is encoded by the coding sequence ATGGTGCCGCCGCCGCGCTTCGCCGGGGTGAGCTTCGGCAGCTACCTGCCGGACTCCTCGCAGCCGAGCCAGTACGAGGCCGTCCAGATCCTGGAGTCCTTCGCCGCCGGGCTGAACAGCGCCGCCGAGCCGCCGAAGCGCGGCTGGTTCCGCCGCTCCGCCCCCGCGCCCACCGGGCCGGCCGGGATCTACCTGGACGGCGGGTACGGCGTGGGGAAGACGCACCTGCTGGCCTCGCTCTGGCACGCGGTGCCCGGCCCGAAGGCGTTCGGGACGTTCGTGGAGCTGACCAACCTGGTGGGCGCGCTGACCTTCCAGGGCGCGGTGCGGACGCTCAGCTCGCACCGGCTGCTCTGCATCGACGAGTTCGAACTGGACGACCCGGGCGACACCGTGCTGGTGTCGACCCTGCTGGGCCGGCTGGTGGAGAACGGCGTCAAGCTGTGCGCGACCTCGAACACGCTGCCGGAGAAGCTCGGCGAGGGCCGGTTCGCCGCCGCCGACTTCATGCGGGAGATCCAGGGCCTGTCCGCGCACTTCCGCCCGGTGCGGATCGACGGCCAGGACTACCGGCACCGCGGCCTGCCCGACGCCCCGCCGCCGTACACCGACGCCGAGGTGACCGCCCGCGCGGCCCGCACCCCGGGCGCGTCGCTGGACGACTTCGACGCGCTGCTGGAGCACCTGAAGGAGGTGCACCCCAGCCGGTACGGCGCGCTGCTGGACGAGGTGGGCGCGGTGTTCCTGCGCGGGGTGCGGCAGGTGGACGACCAGGCGACCGCGCTGCGGCTGGTGGTGCTGGCCGACCGGATGTACGACCGGGAGCTGCCGGTCACCGCCTCGGGCGTGCCGTTCGACCGGGTGTTCACCGAGGAGATGCTGCGCGGCGGCTACCGCAAGAAGTACCTGCGGGCGGTCTCCCGGCTGGTCGCGCTGGCCCGGGACTCCGCGAAGTAA
- a CDS encoding pyrimidine reductase family protein, protein MRQLIGDTPGTPGTPEWLAQAYAYPAEGTWLRANMVTSLDGSARLDGLSEGLSGEADKRIFGVLRALCDVVLVGAETVRAEGYRPARARAGFAARRAAAGQLPAPVIAVVSRSLELDLSAPLFTEPLVPTVVVTTVDAPADRLAEVAAAADVITAGTGSVDLPRAVAALTERGWRRQLTEGGPRLLGQLAADGLLDELCLSVAPLVTAGDSPRIVNGPGIPDVRPMRLVSLIEEKGFLFTRYLRPTDPDRSPSVPARTRATS, encoded by the coding sequence ATGAGGCAACTGATCGGCGACACCCCCGGCACTCCCGGCACCCCCGAGTGGCTGGCGCAGGCGTACGCGTACCCGGCGGAGGGGACGTGGCTGCGGGCGAACATGGTCACCTCGCTGGACGGGTCGGCCCGGCTGGACGGGCTCTCGGAGGGGCTGTCCGGCGAGGCGGACAAGCGGATCTTCGGGGTGCTGCGGGCGCTGTGCGACGTGGTGCTGGTGGGGGCCGAGACGGTGCGGGCGGAGGGCTACCGGCCGGCCCGGGCCCGGGCCGGCTTCGCGGCGCGGCGGGCCGCCGCGGGCCAGCTGCCGGCACCGGTGATCGCGGTGGTGTCGCGGAGCCTGGAGCTGGACCTGTCGGCGCCGCTGTTCACCGAGCCGCTGGTGCCCACGGTGGTGGTCACCACCGTCGACGCGCCGGCCGACCGTCTGGCCGAGGTCGCCGCCGCAGCCGATGTGATCACCGCAGGAACGGGCTCGGTGGACCTCCCCCGGGCGGTGGCCGCGCTCACGGAGCGTGGTTGGCGCCGCCAGCTCACGGAGGGCGGGCCCCGCCTGCTCGGTCAGCTCGCGGCGGACGGCCTGCTGGACGAGTTGTGCCTGTCGGTGGCTCCCCTGGTGACGGCGGGTGATTCACCGAGGATCGTGAACGGGCCGGGAATCCCGGACGTCCGACCGATGCGGCTGGTGTCATTGATCGAGGAGAAAGGTTTCCTCTTCACCCGCTATCTGCGGCCGACCGATCCGGACCGCTCCCCGAGCGTCCCAGCCCGCACCCGCGCCACATCCTGA
- a CDS encoding TerC family protein: MDVSAGLWAGTIAVLIALIVADFFIGGRKPHEVSVKEAGIWTAVWVALAGLFGGFLWWYGGGKPSGEFFAGYITEKSLSVDNLFVFILIMGKFAVPRIYQQRVLMFGVIIALVLRAVFIAGGAAVVSNFSWVFYLFGAFLVWTAWKLIKEARADEEEEEFEENRLLKSIERRFPSTDRYHGTKLLIRENGRRLMTPMLIVMLAIGTTDVLFALDSIPAIFGLTQDPYIVFTANAFALMGLRQLYFLIGGLLKKLVHLSYGLSVILGFIGVKLVLHALHESGVHVPEISIPVSLGFIVLTLAVTTVTSLVTARKQQRAERAEEPAKIDA, from the coding sequence ATGGACGTATCCGCGGGCCTGTGGGCCGGCACCATCGCGGTGCTGATCGCCCTGATCGTGGCCGACTTCTTCATCGGCGGCCGCAAGCCGCACGAGGTCTCCGTGAAGGAGGCCGGCATCTGGACGGCGGTCTGGGTGGCCCTGGCCGGGCTGTTCGGCGGCTTCCTCTGGTGGTACGGCGGCGGGAAGCCGTCCGGCGAGTTCTTCGCCGGCTACATCACCGAGAAGTCGCTCAGCGTCGACAACCTGTTCGTGTTCATCCTGATCATGGGCAAGTTCGCGGTGCCCAGGATCTACCAGCAGCGGGTGCTGATGTTCGGCGTGATCATCGCCCTGGTGCTGCGGGCGGTCTTCATCGCCGGCGGCGCGGCGGTGGTGTCGAACTTCTCCTGGGTGTTCTACCTCTTCGGCGCCTTCCTGGTCTGGACGGCCTGGAAGCTGATCAAGGAGGCCCGGGCCGACGAGGAAGAGGAGGAGTTCGAGGAGAACCGCCTGCTCAAGTCGATCGAGCGGCGCTTCCCGTCCACCGACCGCTACCACGGGACCAAGCTGCTGATCCGGGAGAACGGCCGCCGGCTGATGACCCCGATGCTGATCGTGATGCTGGCCATCGGCACCACCGACGTGCTGTTCGCCCTGGACTCGATCCCGGCCATCTTCGGCCTCACCCAGGACCCGTACATCGTCTTCACGGCCAACGCCTTCGCGCTGATGGGCCTGCGCCAGCTGTACTTCCTGATCGGCGGCCTGCTGAAGAAGCTGGTCCACCTCTCCTACGGCCTGTCGGTGATCCTCGGCTTCATCGGCGTCAAGCTGGTGCTGCACGCGCTGCACGAGAGCGGCGTGCACGTGCCGGAGATCAGCATCCCGGTCTCGCTGGGCTTCATCGTGCTGACCCTGGCGGTCACCACCGTGACCAGCCTGGTCACCGCGCGGAAGCAGCAGCGGGCCGAGCGGGCCGAGGAGCCCGCGAAGATCGACGCCTGA
- a CDS encoding indole-3-glycerol phosphate synthase yields the protein MFKTVLMIEKALSDADVELVTTLHGEEKVSFVVLMQPRGKQDELLRALDDVALGHLDKAVHERDEGEEETPTLAGESLEHSLRHLRRAGAEAVGEVVEAHPLVRLREVVEENRADEVLVLTSPHFVEEFFHRDWASRARHEVGVPVLKLFASEA from the coding sequence GTGTTCAAGACCGTACTGATGATCGAAAAGGCGCTCTCCGACGCCGACGTGGAGCTGGTCACCACGCTCCACGGCGAGGAGAAGGTCTCCTTCGTCGTCCTGATGCAACCGCGCGGCAAGCAGGACGAGTTGCTGCGCGCCCTGGACGACGTGGCCCTCGGCCATCTGGACAAGGCGGTGCACGAACGCGACGAGGGCGAGGAGGAGACGCCGACCCTCGCGGGCGAGTCCCTCGAACACAGCCTGCGCCACCTGCGGCGCGCCGGGGCGGAGGCGGTCGGCGAGGTGGTCGAGGCGCACCCGCTGGTGCGGCTGCGCGAGGTGGTGGAGGAGAACCGGGCCGACGAGGTGCTGGTGCTGACCTCGCCGCACTTCGTCGAGGAGTTCTTCCACCGGGACTGGGCCTCCCGCGCCCGGCACGAGGTGGGCGTCCCGGTGCTCAAACTGTTCGCCAGCGAAGCCTGA
- a CDS encoding MBL fold metallo-hydrolase, producing MTYHGAVKVGGAPDVRELAHLIITKVAVGPHHNNAYLLRCRATDEQLLIDAAADAPVLLETVGPRLAAVVTTHRHRDHWGALAEVVAVTGARTMAGRIDAEGIDVPTDLPLEDGSVVRFGQVELTVRHLVGHTPGAIVLLYDDPQGHPHLFTGDCLFPGGVGNTWGDPAAFDSLFRDVNEKVFDRLPDETWVYPGHGDDTTLGAERPHLPEWRERGW from the coding sequence ATGACGTACCACGGAGCGGTGAAGGTCGGCGGGGCACCGGACGTCCGGGAGCTGGCCCACCTGATCATCACCAAGGTCGCGGTCGGACCGCACCACAACAACGCGTACCTGCTGCGCTGCCGGGCCACCGACGAGCAGTTGCTGATCGACGCCGCCGCCGACGCGCCGGTGCTGCTGGAGACCGTCGGCCCCCGGCTGGCCGCGGTGGTCACCACCCACCGGCACCGCGACCACTGGGGCGCGCTGGCCGAGGTGGTCGCCGTCACCGGGGCCCGCACCATGGCCGGGCGGATCGACGCCGAGGGCATCGACGTGCCCACCGACCTCCCGCTGGAGGACGGCTCGGTGGTCCGCTTCGGGCAGGTCGAGCTGACCGTCCGCCACCTGGTGGGCCACACCCCCGGCGCGATCGTGCTGCTCTACGACGACCCGCAGGGCCACCCCCACCTGTTCACCGGCGACTGCCTGTTCCCGGGCGGCGTGGGCAACACCTGGGGCGACCCGGCGGCCTTCGACTCGCTGTTCCGGGACGTCAACGAGAAGGTCTTCGACCGGCTCCCGGACGAGACCTGGGTCTACCCGGGCCACGGCGACGACACCACCCTGGGCGCCGAGCGCCCGCACCTGCCGGAGTGGCGCGAGCGCGGCTGGTGA
- the uvrB gene encoding excinuclease ABC subunit UvrB — MRPITSIERSVAPFEVVSPYQPNGDQPAAIAELERRVRAGEKDVVLLGATGTGKSATTAWMIEKLQRPTLVMAPNKTLAAQLANEFRELLPNNAVEYFVSYYDYYQPEAYVPQTDTYIEKDSSINEEVERLRHSATNSLLTRRDVIVVASVSCIYGLGTPQEYVDRMVRLKVGEEVDRDALLRRFVDIQYTRNDLAFTRGTFRVRGDTVEIFPVYEELAVRIEMFGDEIEALYTLHPLTGEVISQDDSVYVFPASHYVAGPERMERAIGGIEAELEQTLARMEKQGKLLEAQRLRMRTTYDIEMLRQIGTCSGVENYSMHFDGREPGSPPNTLLDYFPEDFLLVIDESHVTVPQIGAMYEGDASRKRTLVEHGFRLPSAMDNRPLKWEEFQQRIGQTVYLSATPGKYELARGDGQVEQIIRPTGLIDPEVIVKPTEGQIDDLVHEIRQRVEKDERVLVTTLTKKMAEDLTDYFLGLDIRVRYLHSDVDTLRRIELLRELRAGEYDVLVGINLLREGLDLPEVSLVAILDADKEGFLRSGTSLIQTIGRAARNVSGQVHMYADKITPAMELAISETNRRRAVQQAYNEEHGIDPQPLRKKIGDLLSTMAGEDVDTEELLATGYRQQGKGKAPVPALGIDRKPAKSLPAAELAELIQGMTDRMHTAAAELQFEVAARLRDEVKELKRELRQMREAGMA; from the coding sequence GTGCGTCCCATCACGAGTATCGAGCGGTCCGTGGCGCCCTTCGAGGTCGTCAGCCCCTACCAACCCAACGGTGACCAGCCGGCGGCCATCGCCGAGCTGGAGCGCCGCGTCCGCGCGGGCGAGAAGGACGTCGTCCTGCTCGGCGCGACCGGCACCGGCAAGTCGGCCACCACGGCCTGGATGATCGAGAAGCTCCAGCGCCCCACCCTGGTGATGGCGCCGAACAAGACGCTGGCCGCCCAGCTGGCGAACGAGTTCCGCGAGCTGCTGCCGAACAACGCGGTCGAGTACTTCGTCTCGTACTACGACTACTACCAGCCCGAGGCGTACGTCCCGCAGACGGACACCTACATCGAGAAGGACTCCTCGATCAACGAGGAGGTCGAGCGGCTGCGCCACTCCGCCACCAACAGCCTGCTCACCCGGCGGGACGTGATCGTGGTCGCGTCCGTCTCCTGCATCTACGGCCTCGGCACCCCGCAGGAGTACGTCGACCGGATGGTCCGCCTGAAGGTCGGCGAGGAGGTCGACCGGGACGCCCTGCTGCGCCGCTTCGTCGACATCCAGTACACCCGCAACGACCTGGCGTTCACCCGCGGCACCTTCCGGGTCCGCGGCGACACGGTCGAGATCTTCCCGGTCTACGAGGAGCTCGCCGTCCGGATCGAGATGTTCGGCGACGAGATCGAGGCGCTGTACACGCTGCACCCGCTGACCGGCGAGGTGATCAGCCAGGACGACTCGGTCTACGTCTTCCCCGCCTCGCACTACGTGGCCGGCCCGGAGCGGATGGAGCGGGCGATCGGCGGCATCGAGGCCGAGCTGGAGCAGACGCTGGCCCGGATGGAGAAGCAGGGCAAGCTGCTGGAGGCCCAGCGGCTGCGGATGCGCACCACCTACGACATCGAGATGCTCCGCCAGATCGGCACCTGCTCGGGCGTGGAGAACTACTCGATGCACTTCGACGGCCGCGAGCCCGGCTCCCCGCCGAACACCCTGCTCGACTACTTCCCGGAGGACTTCCTCCTGGTCATCGACGAGTCGCACGTCACCGTCCCGCAGATCGGCGCGATGTACGAGGGCGACGCCTCGCGCAAGCGCACCCTGGTCGAGCACGGCTTCCGGCTGCCCTCGGCGATGGACAACCGGCCGCTGAAGTGGGAGGAGTTCCAGCAGCGGATCGGCCAGACCGTCTACCTGTCGGCCACCCCGGGCAAGTACGAGCTGGCCCGCGGCGACGGCCAGGTCGAGCAGATCATCCGCCCGACCGGCCTGATCGACCCCGAGGTGATCGTCAAGCCCACCGAGGGCCAGATCGACGACCTGGTGCACGAGATCCGGCAGCGGGTGGAGAAGGACGAGCGCGTCCTGGTCACCACGCTGACCAAGAAGATGGCCGAGGACCTCACCGACTACTTCCTCGGCCTCGACATCCGGGTCCGCTACCTGCACAGCGACGTCGACACGCTGCGCCGGATCGAGCTGCTGCGCGAGCTGCGGGCCGGCGAGTACGACGTGCTGGTCGGCATCAACCTGCTCCGCGAGGGCCTCGACCTGCCCGAGGTCTCGCTGGTCGCGATCCTGGACGCGGACAAGGAGGGCTTCCTGCGCTCCGGCACCTCGCTGATCCAGACCATCGGCCGCGCCGCGCGCAACGTCTCCGGCCAGGTGCACATGTACGCCGACAAGATCACCCCGGCGATGGAGCTGGCGATCAGCGAGACCAACCGCCGGCGCGCCGTCCAGCAGGCGTACAACGAGGAGCACGGGATCGACCCGCAGCCGCTGCGGAAGAAGATCGGCGACCTGCTCTCCACCATGGCCGGGGAGGACGTCGACACCGAGGAGCTGCTCGCCACCGGCTACCGGCAGCAGGGCAAGGGCAAGGCGCCGGTCCCGGCGCTGGGCATCGATCGCAAGCCCGCCAAGAGCCTGCCCGCGGCCGAACTCGCCGAGCTGATCCAGGGCATGACCGACCGGATGCACACCGCCGCGGCCGAGCTGCAGTTCGAGGTGGCGGCCCGGCTGCGCGACGAGGTCAAGGAACTCAAGCGCGAGCTGCGGCAGATGCGCGAGGCGGGAATGGCCTGA
- a CDS encoding maleylpyruvate isomerase family mycothiol-dependent enzyme — protein sequence MSDATTAATTAAAAAAERLRATAESTDLLLHTLAELEPAAVFEPSALSGWTRGHLLTHLARNADSLVNLLTGARTGRQVPQYATPETRDADIEAGAGRPLAEQVADLRESQRRFQDFAAGLEPEHWAAPITHRDGTVFPAWQVPGKRLIELEYHHVDLNAGYTPAHWPEPFAVAEFQRLGARLAARDGLPDLLLVAEDAGLRVRLGGGGDSSGDGGGADDGGAPGLVAEGPVRALTGWLSGRSDGDGLQVHRGDEGLVDPRSALPALPPMG from the coding sequence ATGAGCGACGCCACCACCGCGGCCACCACCGCCGCGGCCGCCGCAGCCGAGCGGCTGCGGGCCACCGCGGAGAGCACCGACCTGCTGCTGCACACCCTCGCCGAGCTGGAGCCCGCGGCGGTGTTCGAACCCTCCGCGCTGTCCGGCTGGACCCGCGGGCACCTGCTGACCCACCTCGCCCGCAACGCGGACTCCCTGGTCAACCTGCTCACCGGCGCCCGCACCGGGCGGCAGGTCCCGCAGTACGCCACCCCGGAGACGCGGGACGCCGACATCGAGGCCGGGGCCGGACGCCCGCTGGCCGAACAGGTCGCCGACCTCCGGGAGAGCCAGCGGCGCTTCCAGGACTTCGCCGCCGGGCTGGAGCCCGAGCACTGGGCCGCCCCGATCACCCACCGCGACGGCACCGTCTTCCCGGCCTGGCAGGTGCCGGGGAAGCGGCTGATCGAGCTGGAGTACCACCACGTCGACCTGAACGCCGGCTACACCCCGGCGCACTGGCCCGAGCCGTTCGCCGTCGCCGAGTTCCAGCGGCTGGGCGCGCGCCTCGCCGCGCGGGACGGCCTGCCCGACCTGCTGCTGGTCGCCGAGGACGCCGGGCTCCGGGTCCGGCTCGGCGGCGGCGGTGACAGCAGCGGCGACGGCGGTGGCGCCGACGACGGCGGGGCGCCCGGGCTGGTCGCCGAGGGCCCGGTGCGGGCGCTCACCGGCTGGCTGTCCGGCCGCTCGGACGGGGACGGCCTCCAGGTCCACCGCGGCGACGAGGGCCTGGTCGACCCCCGGAGCGCGCTGCCCGCGCTCCCCCCGATGGGATGA